Genomic window (Paenibacillus sp. PK3_47):
TGGGGGCAGGGATCAACCACTGGTTCAACAGTGATACGATTTACCGTTCAATTCTGAATCTGGTCGTTCTTACAGCATCCCAAGGTGTGAACGGGGGCGGCTGGGCGCATTATGTCGGCCAGGAGAAATGCCGTCCGATTGAAGGGTGGTCAACCGTTGCTTTCGCCAAAGACTGGCAGGGCCCGGCCCGGCAGCAGAATGCAACTTCATTCTTCTATTTTGCAACAGAGCAGTGGCGTTATGAGGAGAGCGGTACAGATTCACTGAAATCGCCGACCGGCGGAGATGTGGCGTACCAGCATCCTGCTGATTATAATGTGCTGGCTGCACGACTTGGCTGGCTGCCGTCCTTCCCGCAATTTAACAAGAACAGTCTATTGTTTGCAGAGGAAGCCGCGCAGCAGGGCAAGAAATCAAATGCCGAAATCATCAGCCATACGCTGGAAGAGATTAAATCACGGAATACCCGCTTTGCTGTGGAAGATCCCGGCGCTCCGGAGAATTTCCCGCGTTCCCTGTTCATTTGGCGCTCGAACCTGATTTCCAGCTCCGCCAAGGGCCAGGAATATTTCATGAAGCATTTGCTCGGAGCTTCCGACGGCCTGCTGGCTGAGCCGAATGAGGAACAGAAGCCGGAAGAGATTATCTGGCGCGAAGATGTGGAAGGCAAGCTGGATCTGATGGTCGCCATGGATTTCCGGATGACAACCACACCGCTGTATGCAGATGTCGTACTGCCGGCGGCCACATGGTATGAGAAAACCGATCTGTCGTCGACAGACATGCATCCGTTCGTGCATCCGTTCAATCCGGCGGTGAATCCGCTCTGGGAATCCCGGTCCGACTGGGATATTTACCGCCAGCTGGCAGAGGTATTCTCCGATATGGCGAAAAGTCATCTGCCCGGCGTCTATAAAGACCTTGTGGCTACGCCGCTTAACCATGACTCCATCAATGAGATTTCACAGCCGATGGGACTTGTCAAAGACTGGGCCAAAGGCGAAGTGGAAGCTGTTCCGGGCAAAACCATGCCGAACCTGACGATTGTCGAGCGGGATTATACCAAAATTCATGATAAATATATTTCACTCGGACCAAACCTTATGGTCGGAAAAGCAGGCGCACACGGTATCAGCTTCTCAGTCGCTGAAGAATACGAAGAGCTCAAGAAGCTTAGCGGAGTGTATTTCGACGAATCGATCAAAAACGGACTGCCGAAGCTGCAGACGGCACGCCAGGCGGCCGACACGATTCTTCATTTGTCTTCGGCCACCAACGGCTGCGTATCCCAGAAGGCCTACGCTTCTGCAGAAAAGGATTCAGGCGTAGAGCTGCGTGATATCTCGGCAGACCGTGCGGCGGAGAAAATTACGTTCCAGAGCATCACCGCCCAGCCGCGTGAAGTGATTCCGACACCGGTGTTCAGCGGTTCGAACAAGCAGGGCCGGCGTTATTCACCGTTCACTACGAACATCGAACGTCTGGTGCCCTTCCGTACACTGACGGGAAGACAGCATTTCTATATTGATCATGAAATCTTTCAGCAGTTCGGTGAAGCACTGCCGGTGTACAAACCGACGCTGCCGCCGATGGTCTTCGGGCCGCGCGACAAGGAAGTGAAGGGCGGCCAGGATTCACTGGTCCTGAGATATTTGACGCCGCACGGCAAGTGGAATATCCACTCGACCTACCAGGATAACCAGCATATGCTGACCCTGTTCCGCGGCGGTCCGACCGTATGGATTAACAATGAAGATGCAGAGGCACACGGCATTGCCGATAATGACTGGCTGGAAGTGTACAACCGCAACGGTGTCGTCACTGCACGTGCGGTAGTCAGCCACCGGATGC
Coding sequences:
- a CDS encoding nitrate reductase subunit alpha, whose protein sequence is MKKKFGLNFFKPVESYSKNWSILEEKNRDWENMYRQRWSHDKVVRTTHGVNCTGSCSWKVFVKNGIITWENQQIDYPSCGPDMPEFEPRGCPRGATFSWYEYSPLRVKYPYVRGKLWRLWQTALKEHDNYVDAWASIVENPEKASEYKKARGKGGHVRAAWDDVLRLISAQLIYTIRKYGPDRIAGFTPIPAMSMVSYASGARFISLLGGQMLSFYDWYADLPPASPQIWGEQTDVPESSDWYNAGYLMMWGSNVPLTRTPDAHFMTEVRYKGTKVVSVAPDLAENVKFADNWLAPNPGTDAALAQAMTHVILNEFYQERQEPMFLNYAKQYTDMPFLILLDPHEDALKGGRFLRASDLGDDSQHSDWKPVIFDEAAGKMIVPNGTMGQRWEEGKKWNLILENEDGSKVEPALSIEGHGEQWTEIVFPYFDNAGNGTFRRMIPVRTVQLADGTERYVATVYDLMMSQYGVARTESPLNAKSYEDASSHYTPAWQEKITSVKASVVVQIAREFAQNAIDTGGRSMIIMGAGINHWFNSDTIYRSILNLVVLTASQGVNGGGWAHYVGQEKCRPIEGWSTVAFAKDWQGPARQQNATSFFYFATEQWRYEESGTDSLKSPTGGDVAYQHPADYNVLAARLGWLPSFPQFNKNSLLFAEEAAQQGKKSNAEIISHTLEEIKSRNTRFAVEDPGAPENFPRSLFIWRSNLISSSAKGQEYFMKHLLGASDGLLAEPNEEQKPEEIIWREDVEGKLDLMVAMDFRMTTTPLYADVVLPAATWYEKTDLSSTDMHPFVHPFNPAVNPLWESRSDWDIYRQLAEVFSDMAKSHLPGVYKDLVATPLNHDSINEISQPMGLVKDWAKGEVEAVPGKTMPNLTIVERDYTKIHDKYISLGPNLMVGKAGAHGISFSVAEEYEELKKLSGVYFDESIKNGLPKLQTARQAADTILHLSSATNGCVSQKAYASAEKDSGVELRDISADRAAEKITFQSITAQPREVIPTPVFSGSNKQGRRYSPFTTNIERLVPFRTLTGRQHFYIDHEIFQQFGEALPVYKPTLPPMVFGPRDKEVKGGQDSLVLRYLTPHGKWNIHSTYQDNQHMLTLFRGGPTVWINNEDAEAHGIADNDWLEVYNRNGVVTARAVVSHRMPRGTMFMYHAQDKHIQVPGSEITDTRGGSHNAPTRIHLKPTQMVGGYAQLSYGFNYYGPIGNQRDVYVAVRKMKEVNWLEN